One Halorussus sp. MSC15.2 genomic region harbors:
- a CDS encoding VOC family protein, giving the protein MNATLDHVMMRVEDLDETLDWYGTHLDYEEKGRWEADTFTNVYLGPEDVHEEGALLEITYNHDDRTYEMGDAWGHIAVRVDDVYDAYEQLMDEGVEDYRDPDSCGGSYAFVKDPDGHEIEIVERDHGARWSLDHTMIRVEDADAALGWYTRKLEYEHTGRWESDTFANYFMKPEGAAEEAMAVELTYNYDGRTYELGDAWGHLAVRADDLQGDWATLMERDAEDYRDPESCDNRYAFTKDVDGHEIEILERDE; this is encoded by the coding sequence ATGAACGCCACGCTCGACCACGTGATGATGCGCGTAGAGGACCTCGACGAGACGCTCGACTGGTACGGGACCCACCTCGACTACGAGGAGAAGGGTCGCTGGGAGGCCGACACCTTCACCAACGTCTACCTCGGTCCCGAGGACGTCCACGAGGAGGGCGCGCTCCTCGAAATCACGTACAACCACGACGACCGAACCTACGAGATGGGCGACGCGTGGGGCCACATCGCCGTGCGCGTGGACGACGTGTACGACGCCTACGAACAACTGATGGACGAGGGCGTCGAGGACTACCGCGACCCCGACTCCTGCGGTGGCTCCTACGCCTTCGTGAAGGACCCGGACGGCCACGAAATCGAAATCGTCGAGCGAGACCACGGCGCGCGCTGGAGCCTCGACCACACCATGATTCGCGTCGAGGACGCCGACGCCGCGCTCGGATGGTACACCCGAAAACTGGAGTACGAACACACCGGTCGCTGGGAGTCCGACACCTTCGCCAACTACTTCATGAAACCCGAGGGCGCGGCCGAGGAGGCAATGGCGGTCGAACTCACGTACAACTACGACGGACGGACGTACGAGTTGGGCGACGCGTGGGGCCACCTCGCCGTCCGCGCCGACGACCTCCAAGGCGACTGGGCGACGCTGATGGAACGCGACGCCGAGGACTACCGCGACCCCGAATCTTGTGACAACCGCTACGCCTTCACGAAGGACGTGGACGGCCACGAAATCGAGATTCTCGAACGCGACGAGTAG
- a CDS encoding TIGR04206 family protein: MDRPTDPRRLLALLALFFAPWTVLSTGDFVFAWGLATFDPVHVTTLPDYLFVYTSGLPNRLLAWPIAVSLYLLAVGNAVLGQFGPDWEDRRVTGGLLALAGASDFWFALGMARPGLLAVPVGSVLLWIAAWWFHWSDLRTALWP; the protein is encoded by the coding sequence GGCCGACCGACCCCCGGCGACTGCTCGCGCTACTCGCACTCTTCTTCGCTCCGTGGACGGTCCTTTCGACCGGCGACTTCGTGTTCGCGTGGGGGCTGGCGACGTTCGACCCGGTCCACGTCACGACGCTTCCCGACTACCTGTTCGTCTACACGAGTGGACTCCCGAACCGCTTGCTCGCGTGGCCTATCGCCGTCTCGCTGTACCTGCTCGCGGTCGGGAACGCGGTTCTCGGCCAGTTCGGTCCGGACTGGGAGGACCGTCGAGTGACCGGCGGGTTGCTGGCGCTCGCGGGCGCGAGCGACTTCTGGTTCGCGCTCGGGATGGCGCGGCCGGGGTTGCTGGCGGTTCCGGTCGGGTCGGTCCTGCTCTGGATTGCAGCGTGGTGGTTCCACTGGTCGGACCTCCGGACCGCACTGTGGCCGTGA